A stretch of Buteo buteo chromosome 9, bButBut1.hap1.1, whole genome shotgun sequence DNA encodes these proteins:
- the LOC142034325 gene encoding uncharacterized protein LOC142034325 isoform X2 produces the protein MAAAPELRESLAQRLRDLGIATVTAEHPQVFTVEEMMPHVQHMKGGHSKNLFLKDKKKKGFWLVTVLHNSCIFTASSPWEMMKSSGDRPMKTGTCLAPFSCLAPFSCLSRNSRTGGSPPRAGRGGGVTHYQPASWQECSKEEC, from the exons ATGGCGGCGGCGCCGGAGCTGCGGGAGTCGCTGGCGCAGCGGCTGCGGGACTTGGGGATCGCCACGGTCACCGCCGAGCACCCCCAG GTGTTCACTGTTGAAGAAATGATGCCCCATGTCCAACACATGAAGGGAGGTCACAGTAaaaacctttttcttaaagacaaaaagaagaaagggttCTGGCTGGTGACTGTTCTGCACAACAG TTGCATTTTCACAGCATCCTCCCCTTGGGAAATGATGAAGTCTTCTGGTGATCGCCCCATGAAGACAGGAACGTGCCTCGCCCCTTTCTCGTGCCTCGCCCCTTTCTCATGCCTCTccagaaacagcagaacagGAGGGAGCCCCCCGAGAGCAGGCAGGGGCGGGGGTGTGACCCACTACCAGCCTGCCTCCTGGCAGGAGTGCTCCAAGGAGGAATGTTAG
- the LOC142034325 gene encoding prolyl-tRNA synthetase associated domain-containing protein 1-like isoform X1 — MAAAPELRESLAQRLRDLGIATVTAEHPQVFTVEEMMPHVQHMKGGHSKNLFLKDKKKKGFWLVTVLHNRQVNLNDLAKKLGVGSGNLRFADENAMLEKLKVGQGCATPLALFCDQGDVRFVLDAGFLQGGHEKVYFHPMTNSATMGLSPNDFLKFVRSTGHDPIIIQFDEDTK, encoded by the exons ATGGCGGCGGCGCCGGAGCTGCGGGAGTCGCTGGCGCAGCGGCTGCGGGACTTGGGGATCGCCACGGTCACCGCCGAGCACCCCCAG GTGTTCACTGTTGAAGAAATGATGCCCCATGTCCAACACATGAAGGGAGGTCACAGTAaaaacctttttcttaaagacaaaaagaagaaagggttCTGGCTGGTGACTGTTCTGCACAACAGGCAAGTCAATTTAAATGATCTTGCTAAAAAATTGGGTGTTGGAAGTGGAAACCTAAGGTTTGCTGATGAAAACGCCAtgctggaaaagctgaaagTGGGCCAGGGCTGTGCAACACCTCTAGCCCTCTTCTGTGACCAGGGAGACGTGAGGTTTGTGCTGGATGCTGGCTTTCTGCAGGGCGGCCATGAAAAGGTATATTTCCATCCAATGACAAATTCTGCAACCATGGGCTTAAGCCCCAACGACTTTTTGAAGTTTGTGAGATCGACAGGCCATGATCCCATCATCATACAGTTTGATGAAGATACGAAGTAG